ATGCATTCTGTGCCTTGAGATTTACTGGTGTCGTCCACAGGTTGGTTGCCCCTTTGGGAAGAGATGACAAGTCGGAAGAACGCAGAATTAATGACCACTTTCTCCTCTGTGCCAGGctaatttcttctctccttctgtgcATCAGTTTCCCATTCtgggcagaaagaaaacacagaggtacCACGGCTGGCACAGCGCTGCATGAATATCCCATTGGCATCGCACACACAGCAACACTCACCACGGTAATGAGGCAATGTGACTAATGAAGGAGATGGTACTGAGCTTCACCCTCTACACTTTATTAGTGTTCTCTGTGGGTATCTTTCCCTCTAATTActccttcttccattttttgtctGTATACAATGGGTATTTGggtttgctttgatttgttttggttttgctttctttggacTGTGGGTGTTTTGGCTGTCAGCTGGGCTTTCTCTGCAGTGCAGAAAACACCTACAAAACCACTTGGGACCACAGACCTGACATGTGGGGGGAGCCCATGTTCTCAGCAATTAACCATACACCCATAATGGAGCCAACCCTTAAATACTAACTCCTCATAGTTGTATGCTTGGTCACTGTCCCAAACTATGAAATGTAGGGAGTGCTAACATCACGCACTTGCAGCACGCATGGACATTGCCTTCTTCCTTTGTTCAGCTGAGCCCTCTATAGAGTTTCACCCTTTGATCCAGTGGCTCTCCAGGGATTTCAAAGAAACTCCTCACTTCAGCAACTGGCTCTGGCTGAAGCACCGTGATCTTGGTCCAGTGACTACCCCTCTGACAGTCCGTCCATTTAATTCCTCCCAGATGAAGCCAACAGATGATCCAGAACCAGGAAACCACACTCTTCTGACTGGATTTGTCCTCTCTGGATTGTCCAGATACCCAGAACTGAAGCACTTGCTGTTCTTCACATTCTGCTTCATTTACACCATCACCATCTTTGGGAACCTTCTCATCTTCACGGTCACACTGCACCCCTCCCTCCGCAtgcccatgtacttcttcctccggCTCCTGTCCTTCCTGGATATCTCCACAGCATCGGTGGTTGTTCCCAAGATGCTGGTAAACTTCCTGTCAGAGGACAGGAGCATTTCCTACATGGGCTGTGTCGCACAGCTctactgtgtgatttttttaggAGCCACTGAGTGGTACCTTTTGGCAGCCATGGCCTACGACCGTTACGTGGCCATATGCAACCCCCTTAGATATGCAATCATCATGAACAGCAGAGTTTGTCTTTCCTTGGTCCTGCTGTCATGCTGCAGTGGTAATGTTGCATCCGTGGTGCAGACAGCTTGGGTGTTCGCATTGCCGTTTTGTGGGCCCAGGAAGATTAACTACTTCTTCTGTGATATTCCCCCCCTCATCATGCTCTCCTGCACTGACACTTCTTTGTATGAAAAGCAGATCGTTATAGCCACAGCACTGGTTATCGTTATGCCATTTTGTCTCATTCTGGTATCCTATGCCTACATCATCTCCAACATCCTGAAGATTTCCTCTGCAGAGGGTAGACACAAGATCTTCTCCACCTGTTCCTCACACCTAATTGTTGTAACATTGCACTGTGGAAGTGGGACCTTGATTTACTTACGGCCCAAAGTCAGTTACTCTCAAGACGCAAAGAAATTTATGCCTTTCACATACACAGCCATAATTCCTATGTTAAACCCTCTGATTTACAGCCTGAGGAATAAAGATGTGAAAGAAGTACTAATCAGAATGATGTCTGAGCtgatgaagaaataaatcttttcttgTCCGAGAAcgtgtgttttaaaaatgttatttccactTTCAGTGGGTGTGTAAGGTTTACTAGCTCACTGGAAACACCAGAAGCAAAGTGTTTCATACTTGAGAATATCTTGTCCTTATTCTTGGCTTCAGAAGCAAATTATTTAGAATTTCCATTTACATTTCTTCCTGAGGAGTATGAAATGTATACCAGACATTTCTTCTAAAACAGAGCAGCCAAAACCCACCCCACTTCCCACATCTTTTTCAGGTATTCAGGCTTGAAGTTCTCACTTTCATTGCAGGAGTTCAGCTGCCCCTCTCACTTAAGATATATTCTTTTACAGTGAACTTTTCAGGATAAGCATACACAATTGATAGTGAGTAGGCAggttgctttcactttttttttcttttcattttatatgaTTTCCATTCCTTTCAGCAGAAAAGGGATCCACTACATGAAAGTGATAAAGACATTACTGCAGTTCTTTAAGAGACTCATGGTTTTTATTGAAGGTgtggagaaggcaaaggaaaggaagagaaactaGTGCTCATTTGTTGTTTCTAGCAAGAACTAAGCATTTCATATAGTACAGTGCCCACAAGCATCTTAGAGTCTGAGTCATGGGATAATTAGCATTCTGCATCACTCAGATGGAGAGATTCATCCAGGCACGATCACGGGACAGTTccaagaggagcagctgagatctCCACAAGCACACGGAGAAAAAGGTATGCTACGACCTTGGAGTAATcatttttggggaggggggatgggtgtggggggaagaaaaTACTGCTAGCCTTCTCTGAGAGAGAAGGACACTGAAACTAGTCTCCTGCATGACCCAGGTAAGTTCTGTGTCCGCAAGTGGCCCTGTGAAAGTGTGGCATCACTCCGTATGTGCCATTTCACCTGGTAATCTCAGCGCCTGGCCAGATTTCCCAAGTAGCTCCTGTGGTTTCTTCTCCAGTGCAGTACAGGGGAAACTTCCATCCCTACGGCCAGGCTCCAGATTTGACATTTTGGTTTCTAAAATTGACTGGGAGCAGAATTTGTGGttcaggaatgggaaaaaaataaaaccaacaatcCAACAGAAAACCTAAAAGACCTCAATGAGTGTACATCTACAGATGTAGTTTAGTGACCTGTTTATACACTCACATGTACCCATGAGGGTTAAATTTCAGCCTTCTCTGTAGTTGCCTAAAGATAGTGCTATTTTGGATACAATCATGAAGCTTGCTGGTAAAACCCATGGCATACAGGAAACTTTTGTTCCTTTTCACTGATAGCTCACCCTGCGTGAAAGCACTCTAGATGCCATGGGGtcttaattttgaattttgcCCTATCCCAGCTGCCTGGTTTTAGATTGTTGCTGAGTCTTCCTGAAAGTCAAAGGGATGTAATGAACACATTCAGAAGGAACGTTGGCCCAGGTTTGTGTTTGGACACAATGCATCTCTTTGTGAATGTATCCTTATGCCAGTACTTATAAAAGCATCCAAGACAGTTACTCCTGGTTGAGTCCAGGGGCTTTTACATTAAACTTGGGTCACTTGGTGTGGGATAATGGGGTTTCTGGGTAGGGTAAATAGGAAACAGGGAACTGAAAAGAATAGTAGAACCTACAGAGACGACACATCTGTGACTGCCATGAGAATAAATTCTGTCACCATGGCTTGGTTTTGCATATGAGACAATCTTTAATCATCTGCTTATTGTAAACAAGACTTTccaaaagggagaaaggaatcCATAGCATTCTTCCCTATGGATGAAGTTTAGTGACCTGCTGTGAGCCCAGGTTTCTGTTGGGATAGGGTTGCATTACTCTCTTTAAGATCTGTGAAATCCCACATGGTGTTTGTATTGAGTTTATGTGGCTTGGGTTGAGGGTGGAAGTGGGAGGGGAGCTGCAGAGGTGTCCTcagtgagaagagaccaggagctacccccatgtcagacagagccaAGGCTCCAAGACAGACACACCACTACCCAAAACAGAGCCAATGAGcgatgctggtggcacctctgtgataacatatttacaccgcacagcagctgtgagagaggagtgagaaaatgtgagagaaacagccctgcagacaccaaggccagtgaagcaggagggggaagaagggctCCAGGGGATGGGTGCAGAGCACctcttgcagcccatggagaagatcATGGTGGAGCAGgttctccccctgcagcccacggacaACCACAGAGGAGAGGATATCCACACCACAGCCCACTGaagaccccatgctggagcaggtcgaGATGCCCCGAAGGAAGTTGTGACCAGCGGGGGACCAATGCTGGGGCAGTCTGTTCCTGATGGACTGTGGCCCATTgaaaaggacccatgctggagcagttcttgaagaactgcagcccgtgggaagaaCCCACGTGGGAGAAGTTCATGGACTGTATCCTGTGGGAagaaccccatgctggagcagcggaagagcatgaggaggaagaagtgccAGACAAAACATGTTATGAACTAACTGCAATCtccattccccattcccctgGGCCACTCAGGGCGAATGAGGTAGAAGAGTCAGGGGTAAAGTTGAGCCTAGGaagaagagaggtggtgggaaggtggttttagttttgtttttatttctcagtttccTACTCTGttattgacaataaattaaattcatttcctAAAGATGAGTctcttttgcccatgatggtatcAGATGAGCAATTTGCCTGTCCTTATTTCCTCCCCCAAGTCCTGCTGAGAaagaggagggacagagcagcttgGTGTGCACCTGGCAGCCAACTGAGGCCTGTTATTAACCAGCCAgggagtaggctgggagtgcacaaggagttaggaggggacacagctgggacagctgaccccaactgaccaaaggccTATTATCACGATGTCatataccatatgacatcatgatCAGcctataaagctggggaaagaagaaggaagaggggaacaTTTGGAGTggtgttgtttgttttcccaaggaaCCATTACATGTGACGGAGCCCCGCTTTcctagagatggctgaacacctgcctgccaatgggaagtagtgaatgaattccttggtttgctttgcttgtgtgcgtggcttttgctttacttattaaacagtCACCTATCCTCTCCCAACACCTGGTGCACTCCCCGCCTGCTCACTGGTGGAGtgggtatgaggagcagaaatggccttgactctgtgtaagcactgttcaacagtaatgaaaacatctctatattatcaacgctgttttcagcacaaatcacaaatacaaaacatagccccatactagctactgtgaagaaaattaactctatacAGCCAAAAccataacagagaagaaaatcccTGAAAAGAAATTGATGAAATCTGGCTTACTGAAATGCCACAAGGTAGGAAATAGAAAATTTCACTGTTCCAGAAGCAAATCAGGGTCTGACCATGTCTGTTACTCCACAGTCATGCACATGGACATCTGACTACACTGTAGCTGCTCCTCTGACAAGATCATGCCCAAGCTACCTAGTGCACTTTGGTGACTCCGGCTCTCAACCTAAATAGTCTGTCCTCTGGGGAACAAGGAGATCTCGGTGCCCCTCAAGAAAATGGGACCTTGTCTTCTGATGTAGGCCCCCAGATTTCATTCATATCAGCACCCCTTCCATGTCTGGCGCTTTCGCATTCACTTTTCTGGAGGTGTATGACTCCAAGCAAGCTCAGCAATGTCTAGAATAAAGACACAAGATGGACATCTCTTCTTCCAAGTTTTTCTCACTGGTCCAAAACTGCCTTCCTACCTGTATCCTCTTGGACATGCTGAGGCCCgctggaaaaggaaaagtcagGGGAGAGTGTCAGGAAGGCAGGGTGAAGTGCTTGTGTGGGTGCACTTTGGCTGCAGGAATGGGATGGCTCCCTGGTGCAGCAGCCACTTCTGCTTCTGGTGGGGAGGTGTTTCCCAACCGGGAACATGAGAGCCTTCCCCTGATCCCACCCCTCCCTCAGCTGCCTCCAACCCCCCCGCAGGGCAGGTGGTACTGGgcagctccccctcccctgcccaccccgtgCGGCACTGCTGCAGTTCTCTCCCCAAGACGCCCCTGCCACACACGAGAGTCCTTTCCAAGGCAGCATCCACAGCTCAGAGCCCCCAGGACAGTCAACAACCCAGAGCATTGTCTCTATTAgtgccctctgctcctcccagCGTGGGTCCCCAGTTTGGGCCCAAAAAGTACCCTCTAAGTGGGTTCCCCATCAATCCCGCTTTCTTCGGGGCTCCACTGACCTCCCAGAGCTGCCCAGTGACCTGGAGCACCCCTACGCCCACTGCCTCCTACCCATCCCAGCAGGCAGGGATGGCAGCATCTCCAGTGCCCCTACCTCATCCCAGCAGGCAGGGCGGGCATCATCCCTGGTTCCTAACTGCATATCCCAGAGTGCGCATTTGGCAGCATTCCCTTTCCTGGAATCTGGCCAGGCACTGCGGCTGTAACCGCAGCTCCCACCCgtccctgctgcttcctgcaATGACGCAATGatcagccctcctcctcctccaagagCGCCTGTGAACAtcctttcctgctgcagctgacaggTTTGAGTCCTGGGGCCATTCCCGTGTCTGCTCAttgctcctgctgcaggctgcgGTTCCACGGTGAGTGCGTTTGTCTGtgcatccatccttccttccctccacgTGGAATGCATGCAGACCtgttctgtgtgcatgtgtgctttTGCCTGTCTGT
The DNA window shown above is from Chroicocephalus ridibundus unplaced genomic scaffold, bChrRid1.1 SCAFFOLD_219, whole genome shotgun sequence and carries:
- the LOC134509237 gene encoding olfactory receptor 10A7-like, which translates into the protein MKPTDDPEPGNHTLLTGFVLSGLSRYPELKHLLFFTFCFIYTITIFGNLLIFTVTLHPSLRMPMYFFLRLLSFLDISTASVVVPKMLVNFLSEDRSISYMGCVAQLYCVIFLGATEWYLLAAMAYDRYVAICNPLRYAIIMNSRVCLSLVLLSCCSGNVASVVQTAWVFALPFCGPRKINYFFCDIPPLIMLSCTDTSLYEKQIVIATALVIVMPFCLILVSYAYIISNILKISSAEGRHKIFSTCSSHLIVVTLHCGSGTLIYLRPKVSYSQDAKKFMPFTYTAIIPMLNPLIYSLRNKDVKEVLIRMMSELMKK